Proteins co-encoded in one Bacteroidota bacterium genomic window:
- the rpoB gene encoding DNA-directed RNA polymerase subunit beta, which yields MAATVKNKTRINFSSNKFPIEYPDFLDIQVKSFQDFFQLETTPENRKKEGLFKVFAENFPISDARNNFVLEFKDYYIDPPRYSIDECIERGLTYSVPLKAKLYLYCTDPEHEDFEPIMQDVYLGTIPYMTPKGSFVINGAERVIVSQLHRSPGVFFGQSRHANGTKLYSARVIPFKGSWIEFATDINNVMYAYIDRKKKLPVTTLLRAIGFESDKQILEIFGLADEVKVSKAGLKREVGRRLAARVLKTWLEDFVDEDTGEVVSIERNEVILDRETILEDAHIDLIADAGVKSIILHKEDINTADFAIIYNTLQKDSTNSEKEAIEYIYRLLRNAEPPDEETARGVIDKLFFSDKRYDLGEVGRYRINKKLGIDIPMNIRVLTKEDMILIIKYLIELINSKTDVDDIDHLSNRRVRTVGEQLYSQFGVGLARMARTIRERMNVRDNEVFTPTDLINAKTLSSVINSFFGTNQLSQFMDQTNPLSEITHKRRLSALGPGGLSRERAGFEVRDVHYTHYGRLCTIETPEGPNIGLISSLCVYAKINKLGFIETPYRPVKEGKIEVNKPIVYLTAEEEDQKNIAQTSAEIDEKGNLIGKKVVARYEGDFPVLEPEKIHLMDIAPNQIASIAASLIPFLEHDDANRALMGSNMQRQAVPLMRPQAPIVGTGIEARVAQDSRVLINAEGEGIVEYVDANEIVIRYNRSEEEKLVSFDGDVRTYKLTKFQKTNQSTCMNLKPIVKKGDKVSKGQVLCDGYATENGELALGRNLKVAFMPWKGYNFEDAIVISEKIVRDDIFTSIHIDEYTLEVRDTKRGLEELTPDIPNVSEDATKDLDDKGIIRVGADVKEGDILIGKITPKGETDPSPEEKLLRAIFGDKAGDVKDASLRVPPSLKGVVIDKRLFSRAIKDKKAKAEEKPLIDKLDSEHEKNVHNLKLQLIDKLFVLVNGRTSQGVTNILGEEIIPRGTKFTQKLLERVDYSEVNPSNWTTDKDKNEQIERLLHNFMIKYNDLLGQYKREKFQVTVGDELPAGIVQLAKVYIAQKRKLKVGDKMAGRHGNKGIVARIVKEEDMPFLEDGTPVDIVLNPLGVPSRMNLGQIYETVLAWAGQKLGLKFATPIFDGASMEQIDEYTSKAGLPQFGRTFLIDGGTGERFDQPATVGIIYMLKLGHMVDDKMHARSIGPYSLITQQPLGGKAQFGGQRFGEMEVWALEAYGAANVLQELLTVKSDDVMGRAKAYEAIVKGENIPTPGIPESFNVLLHELRGLALDVTMD from the coding sequence TTGGCTGCAACAGTAAAAAATAAAACGAGAATTAATTTCTCATCCAATAAGTTTCCAATTGAGTATCCCGACTTTTTGGACATTCAGGTTAAATCTTTCCAGGATTTTTTCCAGTTAGAAACAACACCTGAGAACCGTAAAAAAGAAGGCTTGTTTAAAGTGTTTGCCGAAAATTTTCCTATTTCGGATGCACGTAACAACTTCGTTTTAGAGTTTAAAGATTATTATATCGATCCGCCTCGCTACTCAATTGATGAGTGTATCGAGCGTGGATTAACGTACAGTGTGCCTTTAAAGGCAAAATTATATTTGTACTGTACCGATCCTGAACATGAAGATTTCGAACCCATTATGCAAGACGTATACTTGGGAACAATTCCTTACATGACACCGAAAGGTTCTTTCGTAATCAATGGTGCTGAAAGGGTAATTGTATCTCAGTTACACCGTTCGCCGGGCGTGTTCTTCGGACAAAGCCGTCACGCAAATGGAACAAAATTATATAGTGCACGTGTTATCCCTTTCAAAGGTTCGTGGATAGAATTTGCTACCGATATCAATAACGTAATGTATGCTTACATCGATCGTAAGAAAAAGTTACCGGTAACAACTTTATTACGCGCCATCGGTTTTGAAAGCGATAAACAAATTTTAGAAATATTTGGTTTAGCTGACGAAGTAAAAGTTAGTAAAGCCGGTTTAAAACGTGAAGTAGGTCGTCGTTTAGCGGCACGTGTTTTAAAAACCTGGTTAGAAGATTTCGTAGATGAGGATACCGGAGAAGTGGTGTCTATCGAACGTAATGAGGTTATCTTAGACCGTGAAACTATTTTAGAAGATGCACACATCGACTTAATCGCTGACGCAGGAGTAAAATCTATCATCTTACACAAGGAAGATATTAATACTGCTGACTTCGCAATTATCTACAATACTTTACAAAAAGATTCAACCAACTCTGAAAAAGAAGCGATTGAATACATCTACCGTTTATTACGTAACGCAGAACCACCGGATGAAGAAACCGCTCGTGGTGTTATCGACAAGTTATTCTTCTCTGATAAACGTTACGATTTAGGAGAAGTAGGTCGTTACCGTATTAACAAAAAATTAGGAATCGATATCCCAATGAACATCCGTGTTCTTACGAAGGAAGATATGATCCTAATCATTAAATATTTGATCGAATTAATCAACTCTAAAACAGATGTGGATGATATCGATCACTTAAGTAACCGTCGTGTACGTACCGTAGGTGAGCAGCTTTACTCTCAATTTGGTGTAGGTTTAGCTCGTATGGCGCGTACAATTCGTGAGCGTATGAACGTTCGCGATAACGAGGTGTTTACTCCAACTGATTTGATTAATGCTAAAACATTATCATCAGTTATTAACTCATTCTTTGGTACTAACCAGTTATCTCAGTTTATGGATCAAACCAATCCATTATCAGAGATTACTCACAAACGTCGTTTATCGGCACTCGGGCCAGGAGGTTTATCTCGTGAGCGCGCAGGTTTCGAGGTACGTGACGTTCACTACACGCACTACGGTCGTTTATGTACAATTGAAACACCGGAAGGACCAAACATTGGTTTGATTTCCTCATTATGTGTATACGCTAAAATTAACAAGTTAGGATTTATTGAAACGCCTTACCGTCCGGTTAAAGAAGGTAAGATTGAAGTAAATAAACCAATTGTTTATTTAACAGCGGAAGAAGAAGATCAAAAGAACATTGCTCAAACCAGCGCTGAAATTGACGAAAAAGGAAACTTGATTGGCAAGAAAGTGGTTGCGCGTTATGAAGGTGATTTCCCGGTATTAGAGCCTGAGAAAATTCACTTAATGGACATCGCTCCAAACCAAATTGCTTCAATCGCTGCTTCGTTAATTCCATTCCTAGAGCATGATGATGCTAACCGTGCGTTAATGGGATCAAACATGCAACGTCAGGCGGTTCCTTTAATGCGTCCGCAAGCTCCAATTGTTGGTACCGGTATCGAAGCGCGTGTAGCGCAAGATTCACGTGTATTAATCAATGCAGAAGGTGAAGGAATTGTTGAGTATGTTGATGCAAATGAAATTGTGATTCGTTACAATCGCTCTGAAGAAGAAAAATTAGTAAGCTTCGATGGTGATGTAAGAACTTATAAGTTAACGAAATTCCAAAAAACCAATCAGAGTACTTGTATGAACTTAAAGCCAATCGTTAAGAAAGGTGATAAGGTTTCTAAAGGACAAGTATTATGTGATGGATATGCTACCGAAAACGGTGAGTTGGCATTAGGCCGCAACTTAAAAGTAGCGTTCATGCCTTGGAAAGGTTACAACTTTGAGGATGCTATCGTAATTTCTGAGAAAATTGTTCGTGATGATATCTTCACTTCAATTCACATCGATGAGTATACTTTAGAAGTTCGTGATACAAAGCGCGGATTAGAAGAGTTAACTCCGGATATTCCTAACGTAAGTGAAGATGCAACAAAGGATCTTGACGACAAAGGTATTATTCGTGTTGGTGCTGATGTAAAAGAAGGTGATATCTTAATCGGTAAAATCACTCCAAAAGGTGAAACAGATCCTTCTCCGGAAGAAAAATTATTACGCGCTATCTTTGGTGACAAAGCAGGTGATGTGAAGGATGCTTCTTTACGCGTTCCTCCATCATTAAAGGGTGTAGTAATCGATAAGCGTTTATTCTCTCGCGCTATTAAGGATAAAAAGGCTAAGGCAGAAGAAAAACCTTTAATTGATAAATTAGATTCTGAACATGAAAAGAATGTCCATAATTTAAAACTTCAATTAATTGATAAGTTATTTGTTTTAGTAAATGGTCGCACTTCACAAGGTGTTACTAATATCTTAGGCGAAGAGATTATTCCTCGCGGAACAAAATTCACTCAAAAATTATTAGAAAGAGTAGATTACTCTGAAGTTAATCCAAGCAACTGGACAACTGATAAAGACAAGAACGAACAAATCGAACGCTTGTTACACAACTTCATGATTAAGTATAACGATTTACTTGGTCAATACAAGCGTGAGAAGTTCCAAGTAACAGTTGGTGACGAATTACCAGCAGGTATCGTTCAGTTAGCGAAAGTTTACATTGCACAAAAACGTAAGTTAAAAGTAGGTGATAAGATGGCAGGACGCCACGGTAACAAAGGTATCGTTGCGCGTATCGTAAAAGAAGAAGATATGCCATTCTTAGAAGATGGAACTCCGGTGGATATCGTTTTAAATCCTCTTGGTGTACCTTCTCGTATGAACTTAGGTCAGATTTATGAAACTGTATTGGCGTGGGCCGGTCAGAAATTAGGATTGAAATTTGCAACTCCTATTTTCGACGGTGCTTCAATGGAGCAAATCGATGAATACACTTCTAAAGCTGGTCTTCCTCAATTCGGCCGTACTTTCTTAATTGATGGTGGAACAGGTGAGCGCTTTGACCAACCGGCTACTGTAGGTATTATCTACATGTTGAAATTAGGCCACATGGTTGATGATAAGATGCACGCTCGTTCAATCGGACCTTACTCATTAATTAC
- the rplL gene encoding 50S ribosomal protein L7/L12 has translation MADVKSIAETLVNLTVKDVQELAKILKDDYGIEPAAAAVVVAGGGAAGGDAAAAKTAFDVILTDAGAGKLGVVKVVKDLTGLGLKEAKDLVDGAPKAVKEGIAKEEAESIKKALEEAGAKVEIK, from the coding sequence ATGGCAGACGTAAAATCAATAGCTGAAACACTTGTTAACTTAACAGTGAAAGATGTACAAGAATTAGCAAAAATATTAAAAGACGATTACGGTATCGAACCGGCTGCTGCAGCTGTAGTAGTTGCAGGTGGTGGTGCTGCAGGTGGCGATGCTGCTGCTGCAAAAACTGCATTCGACGTAATTTTAACTGATGCTGGCGCTGGTAAATTAGGCGTAGTAAAAGTTGTTAAAGATTTAACAGGACTTGGCTTGAAAGAAGCTAAAGACTTAGTAGACGGTGCTCCTAAAGCAGTAAAAGAAGGTATTGCGAAGGAAGAAGCTGAATCTATTAAGAAAGCTTTAGAAGAAGCTGGTGCTAAAGTTGAAATTAAGTAA
- a CDS encoding 50S ribosomal protein L10 produces MNKEQKSKMIDELVEKLNANNKIYLADCSSLTVEKVNAFRKVCFEKKVSITVVKNTLLKKAIERANDSKLADLIPALKGETALMFTETSNAPAKAIKEFRKKDSKPALKAAYVEETVYIGDAQLDALASLKSKNELIGDIVMLLQSPIKRVLGGLENKKGGDEATAA; encoded by the coding sequence ATGAATAAAGAGCAAAAATCGAAAATGATAGATGAGTTAGTGGAAAAATTAAACGCTAACAATAAAATCTATTTAGCAGATTGTTCATCGTTGACAGTTGAAAAAGTAAATGCTTTCCGTAAGGTTTGTTTTGAAAAGAAAGTAAGCATCACTGTAGTTAAAAACACATTGCTTAAAAAAGCAATTGAGCGTGCTAACGACAGCAAATTAGCTGATTTAATTCCTGCATTAAAAGGAGAAACAGCTTTAATGTTTACCGAAACTTCAAACGCTCCTGCAAAGGCGATTAAAGAATTCCGTAAAAAGGATTCTAAACCGGCTTTAAAAGCAGCTTACGTTGAAGAAACAGTTTATATCGGAGATGCACAATTAGATGCTTTGGCTTCATTGAAGTCGAAGAACGAATTAATCGGCGACATCGTTATGTTATTACAATCACCAATCAAACGTGTATTAGGTGGCTTGGAAAACAAAAAAGGTGGCGACGAAGCAACTGCGGCGTAA
- a CDS encoding 50S ribosomal protein L1, whose amino-acid sequence MATLTKKRKAALAKFDQNKTYSLTEAAKVVKEITTTKFDSSVDLAIRLGVDPKKANQMVRGIVSLPHGTGKTVRILAIVTPDKEAEAKAAGADYVGLDEYIEKIKGGWTDVDVIITMPSVMGKVGALGRVLGPRGLMPNPKTGTVTMEVGKAVQDSKGGKIDFKVDKAGIIHTSVGKVSFDAQKIEENANEVIQAIIKLKPSSAKGTYMKSVTMSSTMSPGIIIDTKLFN is encoded by the coding sequence ATGGCAACGTTAACTAAAAAAAGAAAGGCTGCTTTGGCGAAATTCGACCAAAACAAGACCTATTCACTAACAGAAGCGGCTAAAGTGGTAAAAGAAATTACTACCACTAAGTTTGATTCTTCTGTGGATCTTGCGATCCGTTTAGGAGTTGATCCTAAGAAAGCTAATCAAATGGTACGCGGTATCGTTTCATTACCTCATGGTACTGGAAAAACTGTTCGCATCTTAGCAATCGTAACTCCTGATAAGGAAGCGGAAGCTAAAGCAGCAGGAGCTGATTACGTTGGATTAGACGAATACATCGAGAAAATCAAAGGCGGTTGGACCGATGTAGATGTAATTATTACTATGCCTTCAGTAATGGGTAAAGTAGGTGCTTTAGGTCGTGTGTTAGGCCCTCGTGGTTTAATGCCAAACCCAAAAACCGGTACCGTAACCATGGAAGTTGGTAAGGCCGTTCAGGATTCAAAAGGCGGAAAAATTGACTTTAAAGTTGATAAAGCAGGTATTATTCATACTAGCGTAGGTAAAGTATCTTTCGATGCACAAAAAATCGAAGAGAACGCTAATGAAGTTATTCAAGCTATCATCAAATTAAAGCCATCAAGCGCAAAAGGTACCTACATGAAGTCGGTAACTATGAGCAGCACTATGAGCCCGGGCATTATCATTGATACTAAATTATTCAACTAA
- the rplK gene encoding 50S ribosomal protein L11, with protein MAKELSAIVKLQIKGGAANPSPPIGPALGAKGVNIMEFCKQFNARTQEQQGKVLPVIINVYSDKTFDFIIKRPPVAAQIMEVTKIKGGSGQSNRKKVGSISWDQIRKIAEDKIVDMNCFTVESAMSMVAGTARSMGVTVTGNKPF; from the coding sequence ATGGCAAAAGAGTTATCAGCAATTGTAAAGTTGCAAATTAAAGGTGGAGCTGCTAACCCATCGCCTCCAATTGGTCCTGCTTTAGGTGCCAAGGGTGTAAACATTATGGAGTTCTGTAAGCAATTTAATGCCAGAACTCAGGAACAACAAGGTAAAGTATTACCTGTTATCATCAATGTTTATTCCGACAAGACTTTTGATTTCATTATCAAACGTCCACCGGTAGCTGCACAAATTATGGAGGTCACCAAAATTAAAGGTGGTTCAGGCCAAAGTAACCGTAAGAAAGTTGGTTCTATTTCATGGGATCAAATTCGCAAAATTGCAGAAGACAAAATTGTAGACATGAACTGTTTTACAGTGGAGAGTGCAATGAGCATGGTTGCAGGTACTGCACGCAGCATGGGCGTTACTGTTACAGGTAACAAACCTTTTTAA
- the nusG gene encoding transcription termination/antitermination factor NusG: MATQVKQDTSTSTKKWYVVRAISGQEKKVKQYIEVEINRLKLNDYVSQVLIPTEKIIQIRNGKKIAKERSFYPGYVLIEASLVGEIPHIIKNITGVIGFLGETKGGEPVPMRLSEVNRILGKVDELTEAEGTVTTNYVVGESVKVINGPFNGFNGIIEEVNEEKKKIKVTVKIFGRKTPVELSYGEVERE; encoded by the coding sequence ATGGCAACGCAAGTAAAACAAGACACTTCAACTTCAACTAAAAAATGGTACGTGGTACGTGCTATTAGTGGTCAGGAGAAAAAAGTGAAGCAATACATTGAGGTTGAAATTAACCGTTTAAAGCTAAACGATTACGTTTCGCAAGTGTTAATTCCCACTGAGAAAATTATTCAGATTCGTAACGGAAAAAAAATCGCGAAAGAACGTTCTTTCTATCCGGGTTACGTATTAATCGAAGCTTCTTTGGTAGGTGAAATTCCTCATATCATTAAAAACATTACCGGTGTGATTGGTTTCTTAGGAGAAACTAAAGGCGGAGAACCGGTGCCAATGCGTTTATCAGAAGTGAATCGCATATTAGGTAAGGTGGATGAGTTAACTGAGGCAGAAGGAACCGTAACAACAAATTACGTTGTAGGTGAATCTGTGAAAGTAATTAATGGTCCGTTCAATGGATTTAACGGAATCATTGAAGAGGTTAACGAAGAGAAGAAGAAAATTAAAGTTACAGTTAAAATCTTCGGCCGTAAAACTCCTGTTGAGTTAAGTTACGGAGAAGTTGAAAGAGAATAA